TCCAGCAGGGCATCTTCGGGGAGGTCCTTCTCGAATATGCCCATGAAGAAGGGCGGGATACTTGTTAGAAGGAGATTGTAGAAGGTCAGCATCCATCCATCAAAGAGCGTTAGCCCCGAGAAGCCGACGTAGAAGGCGAAGATGAACTGCACCACCGACACGGTAATGTTCTTGTGGAAGCTAACCAGAATGCAGCTGGCGTTGCGGAAGAGCGAGTAGCGGCCATGCACCGCGCATAGGCGGTGCAGATGCTTGAATCGCGGAATCGCGTAgtcggcggcgagggcggcgtgtGCACCTTCCAGCCCAATAATgcccacgcccacacgccCCTCCCGGATCATGGACACGTCGTTGGCGCCGTCACCAATGGCCAGCGCTGTCTTACCGGTTGACTTCTGGAACATGCGAACGACGGTTGCCTTCTGGATCGGCGTGAGACGACAGCAGACGGCGGAGTTGACCTCATGGGAGAGGCGCAGGAACTGGTCAAAGTAGTGCTCCATTGCGATGTTCAGCGCTGGGCCGTCGATGACcaaggtgcagcgccgctcctTGTGGGTCCCCTTGAGCGCGATGTGCTGCTCCAAAACGTCGAGGTCGCGCCCTACGCGCTCAATCGCCTTGGGGTCCGATGGATTCAGATGGCCAATGTCGACGTGGTCGATGAAGTCATTGCGCGGGTCGCACAGGGTCGACGTTGCAGCGATCGTCACGGCGGTCTCGCGCTTGTCACCAGTGAGCATCCAGATGATCACACCGGCGTTCAAGAAGAAGGCCAGTGTCTCAGGCACCTCGTCTTGGAGCTTGTCCTCGAtgccggtggcgccgacgagCCGCATGTCTTTCTCCATCTCTAAGCAGACTTTATCAATATTGGAGCTGCGGTTGTGCAGGGACTTGCCGGCTTCGACGAACTTCGCGAGCCATGGGTCGAGCTGGCGCCGTGTGATGTCCCtggcgcacacaagcagcgTGCGGAGCCCCGACGAGGACATTTCTGTCAGAGGGATGTCGACATTTTCGATGTGCCCCTGCACATCCGGGGCGCGGCTCAGCTGCGCCCTGATGAAACTGTCAGCCCCCTTATTGTACAGCGTGATTTTTTTGGTGTCGCTGTCCTCGACGATGATGCTCATCATCTTGCGGTCCGGCGTGAACTCCAGTGTGGCGAGGATGTTGTACACCTTGCGCGTCCCATCGTGCAGGAGGAGTGTGATGGACTTTGTCGTACGGTTGATGAGGCGATagccgacagcagcagcggtctccaccagcgccacctcgtcTGGGGAGCTGCCTTCGTAGACGACACCCAAGTCATCCGTCTCGTCCTTGAAGGGCTGAACTGTGTTGCACAGGGCCAGCGCGAGAAAATACTCCTGCAGCGGGCCTAGGCCCTTCGACTCGGcctccttgcgcagctgcgcgatgcACTCGTCCAGATTGTCGGCGTCGATCGGATTACCGAGAGCGTCGCCTAGCTTGAACTTCATGACGTTCTCTGTTAGCGTTCCAGTTTTGTCGCTGAAGATGAAGCGCACCATTGCCAGCTGCTCGTTGAGGTTCGACGTGTTCGGCTGGCAGTGCCGCCAGCGGTTGTTCATGTACTCCATCATGAGGTAGTCTACGCGCATCCACCGCGCCTGGATCACCTTGCACACCTCAATCGTGACGAACAGCGAGATGGGCACGCAGAAACTCAGCAAAATGAAGTAGCTCAAGTAACGGTACCCCCACAGAGTTATGTCCTTGCGGAAGTCGATAAAGAAGTGGAGGTAGGGCGTTTCCCTGTGCTTGTTGTTCCACCACACTGCCATGGAGGCTAAGATAAAGAGCATGATGTTCTGGAATATGAGGATGGCTATGATAAAGTAGTTCAGCTTGCGGTCGAGGTTCGACGACTTTGGCGGTTTTGGCTTCAAGTTTCGGAACAGCTTCGTGTCGACCCCTGCGTAGGCAACCATGCCCCACACCCAGTCCGTGTTGCGTAACACGCAGCCGCGATACAGGAACTGTTCCAGCGAGAGTGCGTGCTCCTCGCCATTGATTTCCAACAGCCCTGCCCACGACAGCAGCCCTGGGTCTGGCTTGCTCGTGTGCAGTACGGCTGTGCTATTCATGATTGCCTCCACTTCGCAGAGCGCAGAGGTGGCTTCCAGAGCCCTGCGTGCCTTCAGGTTCGTCTCGCCGTCCAGGTTACACGTGTCTATAAATGCCTGCCCCTCCTCGACGGACGAGGCAAGTATGACGACAtccgcgcgcacctcctcgccgttcTTGATACGTACGACGTCACCGGGGTGGATGTCCTTGCTGTGCATCGAGACGAGCTTGCCGTTtcgcagcacctgcgctaAAATCGAGTTGGCGCGGTTGTCAGCCTGATGTCGCTTGATgtcctccaccccctccttgaTGATTGCCACGATGAGCACAAAGGCCAGCGGCGCAATCGATGTCGCCGGACTCAGCGGGGACACACCTGGGATGAGGCTGAATATGACGTTCATGAGAAAGTACAAATTACTCACCTTTTTGAACTCTAGCAGGAGGCTGACtgggaggaaggagaggggcgtgTACTTGGAGGTGCGAATGAAGTTCGACGGATAGTTAAACTGCGCGTTCGACTCAGGGTCGTTAAGGTACACGATCACCTCATCATCCTCGTCCAcgtccgcctctgcgctAAAACAGCAGAAGGACTTTGACAGCTTTTCTGAGAAGATTCTGGTGGGAAGGCGCTTGCGCCAACACGGCAGTTGGTTGCGCATGATTGCGCAGCTCTTAGAGGgtatatagatagatatagatagatatagatatatatatagatgtatatatatatatatatatgtatctatctatatctatatctatatatgtatatgtatatgtatatgtatatgtatgaAAGCAGCAagcagagaggaaggcgTACCACCAgcatacacatacactcGCATAGACGGGCCCGCGCGTTTCTGTGAACaacgaaagggagggagaggcggccGGCCCACGACTGCCCGCGtcagacgcacacacaaacacccCGTGCGAGACAGAGCGagactgtgtgtgtgtgtgtgtccgtgtgaGCGTCAGGGAAAGAGGACGGAGGAAGGGCTGCAGCGAGGGTAGAAGGAAAAGTGGAAAGTGGCTGAGAAGTGCGGCACGTATGGAATGATGGAAGGAGACGACGACCCGAACGGGTGAGTGGTGCAACACGAGAAGGCAACGGGTCGTGGTGTGGCGCTCCAGTCAGGTGGGTGGTGGAGCGAAGAAAGGAGCGCAAGCAAAAGCACCAAGTGTCGTACGCAGCGAAAGGCctgcgtgggggaggggagtggagggggggaggaggggaggaggggaggggagggggggggctggaCACGGAGGGTACTAATGCACGGGTGTGACTTCAAAGGGGCAGAGGAtgaccgacacacacacacacacacacagacgaagaagaagagatGCAAATCAATAAAAAAATAAAAAAAGGTCAGTATTACCAATGTAAGGAGTTGAAGGATCGGGGAGGTGtaatgggggggggaggaggaggagggggcggagcGGTAGAAGGGGGTGGAGTGGGGTGGGCGGAATAGAGACTGCTTCCCTGaatacacagagagagagacgtgtCCTCaagtcagcagcagcgacagcaacaaTGTACTACAAAGAATTGAAGAAACGATGAAAGCATAAAAAAAAGAATCCGGCGTACAGGCAAGGTAACTGAGGCAAAGGCGTGGCTAACAGCGCAATGATAATAGCAACAACAGCAGTCAAAACAGatgaagaagagagggggagagagaagggtgatgatagtggtggtggtggtggtgcaggctTGATCTGGATGGTTTCTGCACGTGTATGGGGGCtcctgtgtgtatgtgtgcagTTTGAGGGGTCAGGCGTGCCAGAGCGCGCGGGCCACGTGCGGGAGCGGAGCGTGAAGATGGGTAACGGAAGACGAAGCGAAAACCCACCGCGtggaacacacacacacacacacacacacacacacacgcacgcacgcttagacagagagagagagagagagagagagaaagagtcGAAAAGTGAATCACGCGagcagaaagaaaagagacgaacaaacaaacaaacaaacaaacaaaaagcgCTCGGAAAACAGGGGGTGGCGATCACTTTAAGGCACTTCctttgtggtggtggtggtgatggtggtggtggtgatggtggtggtggtggtggcgtgtATTTTTCCGAAGGGAGAGCGCGTCGTGCGTTTGCGTGGAGAGCTTGAGAGAAcaaaggcaaaaaaaaagggaaagaggagggaggggcagaatCAGAGCGAGGTGTGATGTGCGAGAATCGACATTGAACAGAGGGATGCATGGAAAAAGACCAGCGggggatggtggtggtggtggtggggggtgCAGACCACCGGATGTCATCTGCAGTACCCGTCACTTGTTGTCTTATCTCATCAGCCTCTTCAGCTGACTGGCGAGTTGTCGTGCTCGACAGCAGTTGCCTTACACCAAGGCCGCCGGCATCGCGCGGTCATCGCCAGCTTGGAGTGTGtttccttttcgtttcgtCTGTTTTCGCTTCTCCATCACTACCCGCGATAAGAGCCATGACAACAATCTTGATCGTCCACGATTAGCTGAGCAGCCCGCTTCTGCGCACACCCAGGCACCTACACGAGACTGCGCCATCGTGAAAGCGTTGGCGTCcatgtcgcgcagctggGCCCTGTATagccccccccacccacccaccctcctcctccccacagTGGCTGAGGGAGCACAAAAACGAGAgcgaaacaaacaaaccaCATACAGCACGGGTGCGCGCATCCCACAACATACGGCAACTCTGCTCACCATCACAGCGACGTCCACCGTGAGCGAGCGCCGTTGTGCGGCACCACTTCGCTTGCCGGGATGCCGAGGAGCACCTGCAGCTCTGGGTTAGCCGCGTACCAGGAGGCGCTCATCCCAGTCTCGGCGCACGGCGTGGCGTGGTAGCCTTGAGTCACCGCCATGCGGCAGTTCTCTCTGTCGTCGTCGATCAGCACCACGTCGGTGCTCAGCCACTTGGGCAACAGAAGCGTCGACGGGTTCCACAGCCCACCTACAATGGCATCATGGTGAACGGAGGGGGTCTGCGGAGGTAACGGAGAGAGGCCGGTGCGCAGGGAATCGCTGGCATCATCTGCAGCTTCAGCGCAGGTGCTGTAggtccgccgctgctgttgctgtggaTGAATCCGACTCCTTCGCAGACGCTGCTCCTCATCCCGCGCGTTTCTACGCTGCTGCAACTCTTGCAGATGATACAGTTTCCCCGGCCCCGCCACCGACCGCGGCAAGCACACAACATCGTCGGTGCTAGTGAGATAGTCGCGGGTCGGCGGAAGAACGCACGAGAGCAAGCACACCACCGCTTCAGCGACGGAGAGACACGTGGCCCACTGATCTGCCGTCCCTTCTGTCAGAGAGCAGATCGCCAGCTCATGCCCGTGTTGGGTGACAGCTTCACAGAACGCACCTAGAAAATCTGCATCCACGAAAAGtgcgcgcacctccgccgtAGTCGCCACCTGCGCGGCTCGAAGCGAGATGGAGCTGAGGGGCGAGCGCAGCAACGTACCGTCCAAGTCCAACACCACGAGCATAGGCGACACCACCGTCGCATAGCACGGTCCACTGCGTGGCCGCACCTCGCGGTGGAGCAGTAGTCCAGCCATAATGCAGCTTTCCTCGGTCAGCGCAGCCTCGATCTGCGAGAGCGACTGACCGCcaagcgccgctgccggtaGCGAAAGGGCGGGCATCGTGAAAGTGGGAGATACAGCAGTCGACTCCACGTACATGTCCACAGCATCGAAGAGCGCATCAAgggcgtcggcagcgctgtCCCACCAGTTCGGTGGCGAGGCCGCCGTTCCTGATTGCCACGACGGTGACCTCTCAACGATCACTGCGCTCGCGTTGCTTCGCGGGGGCGGCGCAAGCGCACTGCCCGCTAGCGTCTGCGTGCCCCCATCGCCGCAGAGGCCATCCTCTCCAGCCTTAGAGCAAAGAAGCGGGCAAAGCCGTGCAAGCTGGCTGATTAGGTGCTCGGCAGGGCTGCGCTGGTGTTGCTGTCGCGAACGCTGCTCTGCTTCGACGACCGTCTCAGCAGCTATGATGTGGCGTTCCTGCCATCGCGTGTGGTGGACGTTGCTGTAGCCTCCAatgtcggcggcagcggccttTCCAAGAATCAGCTCTGCCACGAAGCGGTAGCActcgcgcgccagctcgGGCAATGTCGGCTCCCCGAACGTCGCACACGCTTCTCTCATGGTctccgcggaggcggcatCTCAAAAATGGGATCTGCGCGTGAGATACTTCCGacgcacacgagcgcgcgcgtAGCGTCACCGGGATCGAAGAGGAAAACCAGCACCAGAGCGCACCCTGGCGTGAAGGTTGTCCCCGGGGTGCGCCTCGCGGGCAACGCACGCCGTGGCAACGAAAGATGAATGCCGGAACCTAGTGCAGCCGAGAAAGTAGATGGACTACGTGTGCAGATGCTTCTTTATGCGTGTGTATATGCGTCTCGCTACCAAGAGCAGCCGCATCTCCTGTAGAACTGTGCAGGCGCTCTCGGGTGCGACTGCTTCCGTGTCTCCGACCGATgaggcacacgtgcacactcATAAGCCGCATAGCAAAGCTCGAGGTACGAGGATAGGGAGGAGGCATCGCACCGGCgagcagagaagaggggaagagagaggcatCATGGCGAACACAAAATGCAGGCGTCGAGAGGGGTATCGTCCTACACGACAGACAAGGCACACAACAAGCATTCACGCGTGCAGGCAAGCGCATACACATCATCTGTGCACACCGCCACAGGCGTACCATCGCCAAGGTCTGACAACGTGGTAGCGAGGCAGGCGAGAAAAACGATAAGAGAGTGGTGTAGGTCGCTCTTAGCGCGCGGCCACGCTTTCGCCACCTTTTCGTATCGTGAGTTGCTTCACTGGATCGCCCCTTCGCAGTTGTAGTGCAGTTCCCGATGGCGAAGCACTGCTGATGGAAGACACCACACGATGCTGACCAATGCACGAGAAACAAAATATTTCGCTCGTTTCAACGCGTGTGCACTCGTTCTCGGCCACACAGCGCCGGCTACATGCCACACTGCACCCCCGCCCATCCACCCACCAACACACCCGCTGGCCCTGCCGCAGGCCCCACACatccgcgcggtgcgcagaagcagcagcagacacacgccggtacagcagtgcgccgactcagtcagCTGAGCACGGCCCCCGTCTCAAACTCGACGCAGACCCTCTCTGCAggtcgccacctgctgcgcccctcggggaggggggggggaggggtcccaggccccccccccacaccagtaggcagtgagCGTCGGGCGGGATGCGTTCCAGTCACGCGGAGACTTCGCCCAccacatggatggcgcaagcgtgtgcactgtcgcaggtcgctccgacgcaacgccctCCAGAACCTGACTgccggcatcagcggcgatgcatcgctctgacctccctgCGTCGTGGGCATGGCAGCCCCTGTCACCACCCGAAGTGGTTCGGCATGGGCAGGTATACCGGCAGCTTTGGcttcccccacacacacagagagagagtgggaggtgtgcgtgtgcagtggAGCCGGTGATACAACCGCGCAGAGGGTTCGTGTCCTCACGTGGTCATCGGGAAAAGAAAGTCAACAGATAAAGGAATAGAAGCAAACAAGTGGACCTTCGGGAGATGGCAGATGAGGCGTGAGAGTGCGGGGCGGGTTCGAGGTGATGGGAGGATGGTGCACGCAACAACCAAAGAAAAAATGCTGCTGAAAACAACGATACACTCACACATTGCGAGATCGACGACCTGAGACAGACAAACTCAGGCATACAATAaggagcgagagcgggaagcacacgcatgcacacacacacacacacgtgcgcgagATCTCGCAAGACTTAACCATCAAAGGGGGGAAGATGATCGAGAAACTAAAACCGcgggcacgcacgcaccaggACAGGGTGAGGTGCCCTCGCACCGAAGTAGTCAAGGACATGCACACCGTAAGGGAAAGCAAacgccagcagtgccgcgCAGTGAGAGGCTGGGTGGAGGGAATCGAGAAGGTAGCCCCATATCaaacatgtgtgtgtgtgtgtgtgtatgcgtcgcCATTGCCTACCTAGTGCGGCCCGCCGCGCAGTTGGGTGAGGATAATGCGgttctgctcctccagcctCGCGTTCTGCACCTGTATGCGGGcaagctccgccgccaccgccgcgtaaGCGTCAGGCGTGGGCTTCTGTccaccagcggcagaggaTACCCCGCTAGCGTTCGCATGCGCACTCTCGCCTGATCGCCGGACATGGCGCAACTGTAGCTGTGCCGCGACTGTCGTGAGGAGGTCGGGGAGTTCGTcgagctccgcctcctcagccgcTACAAAGGACGCGTGGCTCGCGGAGTCTAGCAGGTCGCTATGCTCCAGCAACTCCTTTAGGTGCAGCAGAGATTCCCGAAGGTGACGAGCTTGCACAGTGAACTgctccgtcgtcgtcgtggagCTGTTGCTGCCATTGGGGCTAAGGTGCGGCTTcgcagccaccgccggcggctCCTGGTGCTTTAAGTAtaaagggaggaaggagggctttgcaccaccgctgctggtggaGCTCCGGATGATGACATCCTCCGCATCTGACGGCGGCCCTGAAGAACCGCGCTGTGCGttccgtcgctgcggcgggctGTCGGGGCACGCGGCAGGCTCGTCAGCACCGGTACTCTTTAGAGACGTCGACGCACTGCCGTTCCTTGAACCTTCGTTCGCATCTTCTACGCAAAACTCCTCATTGAcgcctgcggcagccgctgccgccacgccggCGCGGAGCACCTGAGAGTCTACAGTCAGCTCCGACACATCAACCGCCGAGACAGCCAAGTTCGCAGTGGCCGGTGGGTTCGCCAGTGTCTCGGTTTGGCGGTCACGAGGCGtgtgcgacagcgccggcacACTGTCGTCTTGTGAGGAGGGCACACTGGCCTCTGCGGCTGCGATGatggaggggtgggggcgccGAGAGGGGCCTGCTGAGcggggggtgcgtgcgtgctcgcCTGTCTGGCTGTCGCGCTTCTGACGTGCGTAGAAGCCTGTCAGCTCGTCAAAGCGGTCACAGAGTTCGCGGCTGGACggggcgctggcggaggcggtgcggcgctgcctgcgGGCCTCCGACATTGTCTTCGGCACGCCTCTTGCCTTCGCGGCGGGAGCGAGGGGGGTGCGGGCGgggcgccgctgtgctgcGTTAAAGGCCTGTGCGGCTGATGACGCAGGGGGCCGAGATGTCGACGACGAGGGAGCcgcgctgctcttcttccctACTTCTTTAGGGGGTGGAAGCAGCTTCTCTGCATCGTTGTGAAGGGCTGCAGCCCGACGCAGTGGACCAAGCTTGTACAGGTCGAAACAGCCAGAGCCGAGCGTCCACACAAGCAGCTCCGCATTTTCCTTGTCCTCGGCGCTGCAAACGGCACGCACCAAGGTTGAAATAGCCCGCGTGGCGATCAGTAGGGGACTGTCGCTGTTTAGCTGCCACACCGAGAGGCGCGACCCGCGGCAGACCACCACGATATCCGGCCGGTGCCTCACCACGGTGGCCACTGCACACACGTTGGCGCCGCTATCCTTTTCGACCGCCTGTGCAGCCGGTGGCTCTGCGAGCAACTTCACAACCCATCGCGATGCACCCTTGACCTCCACATACGCGGAAGTGGCCGCACCAGCCACGACCAGGCCACCCTGGCACGGCACCACGTGCTGAATGGCATCTGCATGCGTGTAAGTAGGCGGGGCAGATGCGCGATCGCCCGCTTCCGCGTTGCTGCCGAGCGCGGTAATGGAcgtgcgctgcaccgccacgacTCTGTCCGCATCCGTCGCTGTGGACTCAGGCCCCGAGGTGGCCACATCGCCGCCACTATACACAACTAAAGCATGTGTGCCAGCAGGCACCGAGTCAGAACCGTTGATCTTGATCCTCTCCAGCTGGAGAGCACGGCTGCCACCCTTCCGCATCTGCGCCCAGCAGCATCGGTAGCGACGAAGCTGCAGCCCCGAGGGCCcgctcgccgctgtcgatgTAGCTAGCGCATACACAACATCGCCGGTGGGGGAGCTGGTAAGGCTGAGGATGCTTTCGTCCGCGCTCGTCGCTGTACTGCCCAGCTCGGCTGGCGTCCCCGGTGGATGACCGTAAGCCACGAAAGCGTGGCGCGCCGTGTCGAACAGCACCACAACACCCGTGGCAGGGTGCAGCGTCGCGCAGGTGGACGGGTTGCCAAAAGCGGTGACAAGCGTGCAGCCGGGGGGAGAGACAAACATGAGCGCCTGCGGAGTCCACCAGCACCACAATGCTGAGTTCATGTGCCAGATCTCCGCCGGCGTTGCAGGCACCAAGATGGGCGGCGTGAAGAGAGATGCGCGGCGCAAGCTCATCCGCTGCGTGCCCGTCCTCGGCTCCATCGAGTACAGGGAAAACGCGCTGCCTTCGTGAAAGAGGACCAGCACGCCATTGCCCGCGCTGGCACCGTTTGTGAAGACATGCGCGCCGCTCGCGGTAACAACCGAGCCCTCGTGCACCTCCTTCGTCGCACCGGCAtcatcgctgccggcggaAGGGGTGGCGCCGAGGACGTCCTGCCATTTCACCTTGCCCTGAAACTCCCACGTCTCGGCCTGGAAGAGGCGCGTGATGGAACCGGTCAGCATGAGGCTCTCCTTACCAATGCAgcacagcgccgtggcggaTGACACCTTGCAGTCCATCCACCGCACCACTGATCCGGTGGAGCCGTCGAAGGCAACGAGAAAGCCGCTGCTTGTCAGCGCCAGGTAGGtctcctcgccctccaccgGGCTCGCCACACAGCACGTATACTCAACGTCGTACAGCTCCTCCAcggtgctgcagtggcggctcAGCACCATTAGGCGGTTGCGTTCTCTGTGCTTGGGCGCCTGACCATCAGCCGGtgcctctgcgccgccagccgcggcaggGGCCGTGTATTGCACGCTGAACAAGCCAATtttgccggcgctgcaggcagCAAAGGAAAGGCCGAAGGCGAGACTGCACATGCTCTGAAGAGGCCCCATGGCGccccgccacagcagcgccttAGTGTCGATACTCCAGAGCGAGAGCCGGTGCGGCGTTTGGTCGAGCGGTCGactgtgcagcagcgacgagaaTGCCAGGTAGTTCGCCTCCTCTGAGAACAGGAACGTCGCGCCGTACGTGCAGTCGCCGGTCACGGTGCGCGGCAACCTTGTTGCCTCCGTCAGCGCTGGATTCGTGAGAGAGATAACGTAGAGGCCGTGGTGGGCCGTGCCGACGCATGCGAGGTCTTTCTCGGGGTGGCCGACGACAAAGCTGATGCGCTCGTCCGGCGAGGCGAGGACGCTCAAGCGCATTGCGTATCGCCAGCGCGCCTCCGCAGAAAGGCTGCTCGGATGCTCCGCAAGCACGTCGACAAGGGCGATGCTGTTGTCGGTGGCGGCGTACACAACATAGCGGCCGCGGTACGCTGTGCAACACCGCGACGACGAAGTGACGGCGTGGCCAACGCGCCACGTCGGCAGCACAACCGGAGACGGCGATGGAGACGCGGGCGGTGAGGACGACTGCTCCATCGCAACGtataggtgtgtgtgttcgtttCTGTGAgagtggagggagagacggaggagagATAGAGACagacaaaaaaagagggtgggggtggtggaAGAGGCGTCGCCCCCTTCGTGATCACACTTCCCTCGGCTTTGTGCGGTTTTCTTGTTCGTTCGCCGCTGTGTTGCTGCGCCATTCGAAGGGAGGCACgttacacacgcacacccgagGAAACGCGTGCCCGTGAAAAGGGACGGAAAAGGGAAACGAAAGGGCGAGGAGCGCGAAGTagcgaggaggccgagaagcggcggcggcagagcggAGGGTgaaaaagaggggggggaggggaggggagcctCTCACGCAACCGG
This genomic interval from Leishmania major strain Friedlin complete genome, chromosome 13 contains the following:
- a CDS encoding phospholipid-transporting ATPase 1-like protein, coding for MRNQLPCWRKRLPTRIFSEKLSKSFCCFSAEADVDEDDEVIVYLNDPESNAQFNYPSNFIRTSKYTPLSFLPVSLLLEFKKVSNLYFLMNVIFSLIPGVSPLSPATSIAPLAFVLIVAIIKEGVEDIKRHQADNRANSILAQVLRNGKLVSMHSKDIHPGDVVRIKNGEEVRADVVILASSVEEGQAFIDTCNLDGETNLKARRALEATSALCEVEAIMNSTAVLHTSKPDPGLLSWAGLLEINGEEHALSLEQFLYRGCVLRNTDWVWGMVAYAGVDTKLFRNLKPKPPKSSNLDRKLNYFIIAILIFQNIMLFILASMAVWWNNKHRETPYLHFFIDFRKDITLWGYRYLSYFILLSFCVPISLFVTIEVCKVIQARWMRVDYLMMEYMNNRWRHCQPNTSNLNEQLAMVRFIFSDKTGTLTENVMKFKLGDALGNPIDADNLDECIAQLRKEAESKGLGPLQEYFLALALCNTVQPFKDETDDLGVVYEGSSPDEVALVETAAAVGYRLINRTTKSITLLLHDGTRKVYNILATLEFTPDRKMMSIIVEDSDTKKITLYNKGADSFIRAQLSRAPDVQGHIENVDIPLTEMSSSGLRTLLVCARDITRRQLDPWLAKFVEAGKSLHNRSSNIDKVCLEMEKDMRLVGATGIEDKLQDEVPETLAFFLNAGVIIWMLTGDKRETAVTIAATSTLCDPRNDFIDHVDIGHLNPSDPKAIERVGRDLDVLEQHIALKGTHKERRCTLVIDGPALNIAMEHYFDQFLRLSHEVNSAVCCRLTPIQKATVVRMFQKSTGKTALAIGDGANDVSMIREGRVGVGIIGLEGAHAALAADYAIPRFKHLHRLCAVHGRYSLFRNASCILVSFHKNITVSVVQFIFAFYVGFSGLTLFDGWMLTFYNLLLTSIPPFFMGIFEKDLPEDALLERPKLYTPLSHGEYFNLATLLRWFIESLITAVVLFYAAYPTLIHQDGSHQRYTGAETGTLVFSGLILVIQARFILQIRYWQWLQVFGVTMSIFLFLLLFLVYSAIPSIFSDTNFYYQALDLMSTAKYWFFMLFYVGTEVVVIVSVMTFQKNLFPTLRDVAERQYAVQKDEKL